The proteins below come from a single Hirundo rustica isolate bHirRus1 chromosome 6, bHirRus1.pri.v3, whole genome shotgun sequence genomic window:
- the SYT12 gene encoding synaptotagmin-12 isoform X2: MDTGHVSRSRFSAASSPPRWEIGLYAAGALALLGIAAINLWKLWRSGSYPAPSPFPNYDYRYLEQKYGAACPDIRNKRGLAPGSQRAPGRSSSSRKSSLRAEDALESIQELGSLELMGRELGLAHYGPLRKSISADSLNSISSIGNNFGQDFTVGQVEVSMEYDGRAAALHVTLLQGKDLLEKEDARFESCFMRISLLPAEQIVGISRIQRSSYSVAFDERFSVPLDPAALEENSLRFSVFGIDEDERSVSTGVAELKLSDLDLATRPFNAWLYLQDTNKAVDTVGEILLSLSYLPTAERLTVVVVKAKNLVWSSGKVTADPFVKVYLLQDGRKISKKKTAVKRGDTNPVFNEAMIFSVPAIVLQELSLRVTVAESGEDGRGDNTGHVLIGPAASGMGTTHWNQMLATLRKPVSMWHPLRRN, encoded by the exons ATGGACACGGGGCACGTAAGCAGATCGCGCTTCAGTG cGGCCTCCAGCCCGCCGCGGTGGGAGATCGGGCTCTACGCCGCCGGCGCCTTGGCGCTGCTGGGAATCGCAGCCATCAACCTGTGGAAGCTCTGGCGCTCCGGGAGCTACCCggccccttcccccttccccaaCTATGACTACCGCTACCTGGAGCAGAAGTACGGAGCGGCGTGCCCGGACATCAGGAACAAG CGAGGGCTGGCCCCGGGCTCGCAGCGGGCGCCAGGTCGGAGCTCTTCGTCCCGCAAGAGCAGCCTGAGGGCAGAGGACGCCTTGGAGAGcatccaggagctgggcagcctGGAGCTGATGGGCAGAGAGCTGGGCCTGGCCCACTACGGCCCCCTGCGGAAATCCATCTCGGCCGACTCCCTCAACTCCATCTCGTCCATCGGGAACAACTTCGGGCAGGATTTCACGGTGGGGCAGGTGGAGGTGTCCATGGAGTACGACGGGAGGGCGGCCGCGCTGCACGTGACGCTGCTGCAGGGCAAGGacctgctggagaaggaggatgCGCGCTTCGAGTCCTGCTTCATGCGCATCAGCCTCCTGCCGGCCGAGCAGATCGTCGGCATCTCCCGG ATCCAGAGGAGCTCCTACTCTGTGGCCTTCGACGAGCGCTTCTCGGTGCCGCTGGATCCGGCGGCGCTGGAGGAGAACAGCCTGCGCTTCTCCGTCTTCGGCATCGACGAGGACGAGCGGAGCGTCAGCACCGGCGTGGCCGAGCTCAAGCTCTCCGACCTGGACCTGGCCACGCGCCCCTTCAACGCCTGGCTCTACCTGCAGGACACCAACAAG GCGGTGGACACGGTGGGGGAGATCCTGCTCTCCCTGAGTTACCTGCCCACGGCCGAGCGGCTCACGGTGGTGGTGGTCAAAGCCAAGAACCTCGTGTGGAGCAGTGGGAAGGTGACCGCAG ATCCCTTCGTCAAGGTGTACCTGCTGCAGGACGGGAGGAAGATCAGCAAGAAGAAGACAGCAGTGAAGAGGGGAGACACCAACCCCGTGTTCAACGAGGCCATGATCTTCTCCGTGCCGGCCATTGTGCTCCAG gagctgtccctgcgcGTGACGGTGGCCGAGAGCGGCGAGGACGGCCGCGGTGACAACACGGGCCACGTGCTCATCGGGCCGGCGGCCAGCGGGATGGGCACCACGCACTGGAACCAAATGCTGGCCACGCTCCGCAAGCCCGTCTCCATGTGGCACCCGCTCCGCAGGAATTAG
- the SYT12 gene encoding synaptotagmin-12 isoform X1 yields MGPSLWRGQRWPAPASTHGRVRLTWNRSPTCGHTDFMESMAKEEKRKSQEASWKGALAAGGGSSPYPGSIFGAVKTCCVLSLKMNFLPGRSWEHLPVLPSLDSCQSREPAASLELALWVAVGVPGNYRSSGMSRCSVASDPTFSQVVWVFIPHKTAIIPFSPSKVFLLLSEVAPCCPGSRLTLRLSRSQGAFAMDTGHVSRSRFSAASSPPRWEIGLYAAGALALLGIAAINLWKLWRSGSYPAPSPFPNYDYRYLEQKYGAACPDIRNKRGLAPGSQRAPGRSSSSRKSSLRAEDALESIQELGSLELMGRELGLAHYGPLRKSISADSLNSISSIGNNFGQDFTVGQVEVSMEYDGRAAALHVTLLQGKDLLEKEDARFESCFMRISLLPAEQIVGISRIQRSSYSVAFDERFSVPLDPAALEENSLRFSVFGIDEDERSVSTGVAELKLSDLDLATRPFNAWLYLQDTNKAVDTVGEILLSLSYLPTAERLTVVVVKAKNLVWSSGKVTADPFVKVYLLQDGRKISKKKTAVKRGDTNPVFNEAMIFSVPAIVLQELSLRVTVAESGEDGRGDNTGHVLIGPAASGMGTTHWNQMLATLRKPVSMWHPLRRN; encoded by the exons ATGGGACCCTCCCTGTGGAGAGGGCAGAGGTGGCCGGCTCCTGCTTCCACACACGGGAGAGTCCGGCTCACCTGGAACAGGTCTCCCACCTGTGGTCACACCGATTTCATGGAGAGCATGGCCAAAG aggaaaagaggaagagccAGGAAGCCTCGTGGAAAGGAGCcttggctgcaggaggaggcagctccCCTTACCCAGGCAGCATTTTTGGTGCAGTCAAAACTTGCTGTGTTTTGTCCCTGAAAATGAACTTCCTACCAGGAAGATCAtgggagcatctcccagtgctGCCCTCCTTGGATTCTTGCCAGAGCAGggagcctgcagccagccttgAGCTGGCCCTGTGGGTGGCTGTGGGTGTTCCTGGGAATTACAGGTCCTCTGGAATGTCACGCTGCTCCGTGGCCTCTGACCCCACCTTTTCTCAGGTTGTGTGGGTGTTTATTCCCCACAAAACAGCAATTATTCCATTTTCTCCCAGCAAAGTGTTTCTCCTGCTGTCTGAAGTTGCTCCTTGCTGCCCTGGAAGTCGCCTGACATTAAG GCTGTCCCGCTCGCAGGGAGCGTTTGCCATGGACACGGGGCACGTAAGCAGATCGCGCTTCAGTG cGGCCTCCAGCCCGCCGCGGTGGGAGATCGGGCTCTACGCCGCCGGCGCCTTGGCGCTGCTGGGAATCGCAGCCATCAACCTGTGGAAGCTCTGGCGCTCCGGGAGCTACCCggccccttcccccttccccaaCTATGACTACCGCTACCTGGAGCAGAAGTACGGAGCGGCGTGCCCGGACATCAGGAACAAG CGAGGGCTGGCCCCGGGCTCGCAGCGGGCGCCAGGTCGGAGCTCTTCGTCCCGCAAGAGCAGCCTGAGGGCAGAGGACGCCTTGGAGAGcatccaggagctgggcagcctGGAGCTGATGGGCAGAGAGCTGGGCCTGGCCCACTACGGCCCCCTGCGGAAATCCATCTCGGCCGACTCCCTCAACTCCATCTCGTCCATCGGGAACAACTTCGGGCAGGATTTCACGGTGGGGCAGGTGGAGGTGTCCATGGAGTACGACGGGAGGGCGGCCGCGCTGCACGTGACGCTGCTGCAGGGCAAGGacctgctggagaaggaggatgCGCGCTTCGAGTCCTGCTTCATGCGCATCAGCCTCCTGCCGGCCGAGCAGATCGTCGGCATCTCCCGG ATCCAGAGGAGCTCCTACTCTGTGGCCTTCGACGAGCGCTTCTCGGTGCCGCTGGATCCGGCGGCGCTGGAGGAGAACAGCCTGCGCTTCTCCGTCTTCGGCATCGACGAGGACGAGCGGAGCGTCAGCACCGGCGTGGCCGAGCTCAAGCTCTCCGACCTGGACCTGGCCACGCGCCCCTTCAACGCCTGGCTCTACCTGCAGGACACCAACAAG GCGGTGGACACGGTGGGGGAGATCCTGCTCTCCCTGAGTTACCTGCCCACGGCCGAGCGGCTCACGGTGGTGGTGGTCAAAGCCAAGAACCTCGTGTGGAGCAGTGGGAAGGTGACCGCAG ATCCCTTCGTCAAGGTGTACCTGCTGCAGGACGGGAGGAAGATCAGCAAGAAGAAGACAGCAGTGAAGAGGGGAGACACCAACCCCGTGTTCAACGAGGCCATGATCTTCTCCGTGCCGGCCATTGTGCTCCAG gagctgtccctgcgcGTGACGGTGGCCGAGAGCGGCGAGGACGGCCGCGGTGACAACACGGGCCACGTGCTCATCGGGCCGGCGGCCAGCGGGATGGGCACCACGCACTGGAACCAAATGCTGGCCACGCTCCGCAAGCCCGTCTCCATGTGGCACCCGCTCCGCAGGAATTAG